A genomic stretch from Streptomyces venezuelae ATCC 10712 includes:
- a CDS encoding efflux RND transporter permease subunit: MSWLSRFSLAQRALIGLISIVALVFGAIAIPQLKQQLFPSIELPMVSVLAPYQGASPDVVEKQVVEPLENNLKNVDGLKSVTSTASEGMALVMASFDYGDESTKQLVADVQQAVNRARAELPDTVDPQVVAGSTDDIPTVVLAAASDKDPQALADQLERTVVPALEDIAGVGQVSVTGVQDLQVSVTPDDGKLAAAGLSTMKLAEALRSGGGTMPAGSFSETGKSRTIQVGGGYTSLKQIEDLRIPSATPGKGKAVRLGDVATVRQEESQRVSLTRTNGKPSLAVMATMDKDGSAVAISDAVKEKLPELRADLGAGAELTVVSDQGPAVAKAVSGLTTEGALGLVMAVLVILVFLTSIRSTLVTAVSIPLSVVLALIVLWTRDLSLNMLTLGALTIAIGRVVDDSIVVLENIKRHLGYGEERQSAILTAVREVAGAVTSSTLTTVAVFLPIGLTGGMIGELFGSFSLTVTAALLASLLVSLTVVPVLSYWFLRAPKGAPEDLAEARRLAEEKEEKSRLQRLYVPVLRFATRRRFMSLAIALVVLVVTFGMAPLLKTNFFDQGEQEVLSIQQELPPGTSLDASDEAAKKIEKLLAGTDGVKDYQVNVGSSGFMAAFGGGTGSNQATYQVSLEESASFEKTRDAIEKGLAALDGIGDTKLAAGDGFGSQDLSVVVKAGDAEVLKKASEQVRTAIAGMKDVTDVQSDLAQSVPRISVRANEKAADAGFDSATLGAVVAQAVRGTPAAKAILDDSERDVLITSAKPVTTLAGLRALPVGPVKLGDVATVELVPGPVSMTRIDGARAATITAKPVGDNTGAVSATLQSKIDALDLPEGATATIGGVSEDQSEAFLNLFLAMLAAVAIVFMLLVATFRSLIQPLILLVSIPFAATGAIGLLVVTDTAMGVPAMIGMLMLIGIVVTNAIVLIDLINQYRAQGLGVVEAVVEGGRHRLRPILMTALATIFALLPMALGITGEGGFIAQPLAVVVIGGLITSTLLTLLLVPTLYAMVELRKERRAKKKAAKRDAKAGGAPVPPQTKEPAAV, translated from the coding sequence ATGTCCTGGCTGTCCAGATTCAGCCTCGCGCAACGGGCCCTGATCGGGCTGATCTCCATCGTCGCCCTGGTGTTCGGGGCGATCGCGATACCGCAGCTGAAGCAGCAGTTGTTCCCCTCGATCGAGCTGCCGATGGTCTCGGTCCTCGCCCCGTACCAGGGCGCCTCTCCCGATGTGGTCGAGAAGCAGGTCGTCGAGCCCCTGGAGAACAACCTCAAGAACGTCGACGGCCTGAAGTCGGTCACCTCCACCGCCTCCGAGGGCATGGCCCTCGTCATGGCCTCCTTCGACTACGGCGACGAGTCGACCAAGCAGCTCGTCGCCGACGTCCAGCAGGCCGTCAACCGCGCCCGCGCCGAGCTGCCGGACACGGTCGACCCGCAGGTCGTGGCGGGCTCCACGGACGACATCCCGACCGTCGTCCTCGCCGCGGCCTCCGACAAGGACCCGCAGGCCCTGGCCGACCAGCTGGAGCGGACCGTCGTGCCCGCCCTCGAGGACATCGCGGGCGTCGGCCAGGTCTCCGTCACCGGCGTCCAGGACCTCCAGGTCTCGGTCACCCCGGACGACGGGAAGCTCGCCGCGGCCGGACTCAGCACCATGAAGCTCGCCGAGGCCCTCCGCTCCGGCGGCGGCACGATGCCGGCCGGCTCCTTCTCCGAGACGGGCAAGAGCCGCACCATCCAGGTCGGCGGCGGCTACACCTCGCTGAAGCAGATCGAGGACCTGCGGATCCCCTCGGCCACCCCCGGCAAGGGCAAGGCCGTCCGGCTCGGCGACGTCGCCACCGTCCGCCAGGAGGAGTCGCAGCGCGTCTCCCTCACCCGTACCAACGGCAAGCCCAGCCTCGCCGTCATGGCCACCATGGACAAGGACGGCAGCGCCGTCGCCATCTCCGACGCCGTGAAGGAGAAGCTGCCCGAGCTGCGCGCCGACCTCGGCGCCGGCGCCGAGCTGACCGTGGTCTCCGACCAGGGCCCGGCCGTCGCCAAGGCCGTCTCCGGACTGACCACCGAGGGCGCCCTCGGCCTCGTCATGGCCGTCCTGGTGATCCTGGTCTTCCTCACCTCGATCCGCTCGACCCTGGTCACCGCGGTCTCCATCCCGCTCTCGGTCGTCCTGGCCCTGATCGTGCTGTGGACCCGTGACCTCTCGCTCAACATGCTGACCCTCGGCGCGCTCACCATCGCCATCGGCCGGGTCGTCGACGACTCGATCGTGGTCCTGGAGAACATCAAGCGGCACCTGGGCTACGGCGAGGAGCGCCAGTCCGCGATCCTCACCGCGGTCCGCGAGGTGGCCGGCGCCGTCACCTCCTCGACCCTCACCACCGTCGCGGTCTTCCTGCCGATCGGTCTGACCGGCGGCATGATCGGCGAGCTGTTCGGCTCGTTCTCGCTGACGGTCACGGCGGCCCTGCTCGCCTCGCTGCTCGTCTCCCTGACCGTGGTCCCGGTCCTCTCGTACTGGTTCCTGCGCGCCCCCAAGGGCGCTCCGGAGGACCTGGCCGAGGCCCGCAGGCTGGCCGAGGAGAAGGAGGAGAAGAGCCGTCTCCAGCGCCTGTACGTGCCCGTCCTGAGGTTCGCGACCCGGCGCCGGTTCATGAGCCTGGCCATCGCACTGGTCGTCCTGGTCGTCACCTTCGGCATGGCCCCGCTCCTGAAGACCAACTTCTTCGACCAGGGCGAGCAGGAGGTCCTGAGCATCCAGCAGGAGCTGCCGCCCGGCACCTCCCTCGACGCCTCCGACGAGGCCGCGAAGAAGATCGAGAAGCTCCTCGCCGGCACCGACGGCGTCAAGGACTACCAGGTCAACGTCGGCTCGTCCGGCTTCATGGCGGCCTTCGGCGGCGGCACCGGCAGCAACCAGGCCACCTACCAGGTCAGCCTGGAGGAGTCCGCCTCCTTCGAGAAGACCCGGGACGCCATCGAGAAGGGCCTCGCCGCCCTCGACGGCATCGGCGACACCAAGCTGGCCGCCGGCGACGGCTTCGGCAGCCAGGACCTGAGCGTGGTCGTCAAGGCCGGCGACGCGGAGGTCCTCAAGAAGGCCTCCGAGCAGGTCCGTACCGCGATCGCCGGGATGAAGGACGTCACCGACGTCCAGAGCGACCTCGCGCAGTCCGTCCCGCGCATCTCCGTCCGGGCGAACGAGAAGGCGGCCGACGCCGGCTTCGACTCCGCCACGCTCGGCGCGGTCGTCGCCCAGGCCGTCCGGGGCACCCCGGCCGCCAAGGCGATCCTCGACGACAGCGAGCGGGACGTCCTCATCACCTCGGCGAAGCCGGTCACCACCCTGGCGGGGCTCAGGGCGCTGCCCGTCGGCCCGGTGAAGCTCGGTGACGTCGCCACCGTCGAGCTGGTCCCCGGCCCGGTCTCGATGACCCGGATCGACGGCGCCCGCGCCGCGACGATCACGGCGAAGCCGGTCGGCGACAACACCGGCGCGGTGAGCGCCACCCTCCAGTCGAAGATCGACGCGCTCGACCTGCCGGAGGGCGCCACCGCGACCATCGGCGGTGTCTCCGAGGACCAGAGCGAGGCCTTCCTCAACCTGTTCCTGGCGATGCTCGCGGCCGTCGCGATCGTCTTCATGCTGCTGGTCGCGACCTTCAGGTCGCTGATCCAGCCGCTGATCCTGCTGGTGTCGATCCCGTTCGCGGCGACCGGCGCGATCGGCCTCCTGGTGGTCACCGACACCGCGATGGGCGTCCCGGCGATGATCGGCATGCTGATGCTCATCGGCATCGTGGTCACCAACGCGATCGTCCTGATCGACCTGATCAACCAGTACCGGGCGCAGGGCCTGGGCGTCGTCGAAGCGGTGGTCGAGGGCGGCCGGCACCGGCTCCGCCCGATCCTGATGACCGCCCTGGCGACGATCTTCGCCCTGCTGCCGATGGCGCTCGGCATCACCGGCGAGGGCGGCTTCATCGCCCAGCCGCTGGCCGTGGTGGTGATCGGCGGTCTGATCACCTCGACGCTGCTGACGCTGCTCCTGGTCCCGACGCTCTACGCGATGGTGGAGCTCCGCAAGGAGCGCCGCGCGAAGAAGAAGGCGGCCAAGCGGGACGCGAAGGCCGGTGGCGCACCGGTCCCGCCGCAGACGAAGGAGCCGGCCGCGGTCTGA
- a CDS encoding DUF3043 domain-containing protein yields the protein MFRSRSKDEKAPTDKVTADLSTKQPRDPEAPKGRPTPKRSEAQTQRRRAATVPTDRKEAAKRQREARRSDLARQREALASGDERYLPARDKGPVRRFVRDFVDSRFAIAEFFLPMAVVILVLSLFGNANRGLQNISLLLWLGVIILIVIDSIGIWIRLRKQLNERFPNESKRGAIAYGLMRTLQMRRLRLPKPQVKRGERP from the coding sequence GTGTTCCGTAGCCGTTCGAAGGACGAGAAGGCCCCCACCGACAAGGTGACGGCGGACCTCTCCACCAAGCAGCCCCGCGACCCCGAGGCCCCCAAGGGCCGCCCGACCCCGAAGCGGAGCGAGGCGCAGACCCAGCGCCGTCGCGCCGCGACGGTGCCGACCGACCGCAAGGAGGCCGCCAAGCGCCAGCGCGAGGCACGCCGCTCGGACCTGGCCCGTCAGCGCGAGGCGCTGGCCAGCGGCGACGAGCGTTACCTGCCCGCCCGCGACAAGGGTCCGGTCCGCCGCTTCGTGCGCGACTTCGTCGACTCGCGGTTCGCGATCGCCGAGTTCTTCCTGCCGATGGCCGTGGTGATCCTCGTGCTGTCGCTGTTCGGCAACGCCAACCGGGGCCTGCAGAACATCTCGCTGCTGCTGTGGCTCGGTGTGATCATCCTGATCGTCATCGACTCCATCGGCATCTGGATCCGGCTCCGCAAGCAGCTCAACGAGCGCTTCCCGAACGAGTCGAAGCGCGGCGCCATCGCCTACGGCCTGATGCGGACGCTCCAGATGCGCCGACTGCGACTGCCGAAGCCGCAGGTCAAGCGCGGAGAGCGGCCCTGA
- a CDS encoding S1C family serine protease codes for MDVSRARGRTPRLALPLTAAACAVALAGGCTSAGGDAPAPERSTQAAAPLAANDLQDDYQAVIKNVLPSVVQIDAAESLGSGVVYDDKGHIVTNAHVVGQEKSFKVTAATGGQPVTARLVSSYPEQDLAVIKLESLPQGLKPAKFGDSGAVDMGQIVLAMGSPLGLSGSVTQGIVSATGRTVSEGRTGGGTGATIANMVQTSAAINPGNSGGALVNLDSEVVGIPTLAATDPGMGGSSAPGIGFAIPASMVRTVADQIIKDGKVTDSGRAALNITGRTVLDDDYEPAGVAVVEAPANGAAGKAGLKPGDVITRLGDTDITTITSLSEALAARKPGDVVPVTYTRGTSTRKTEVTLGEM; via the coding sequence ATGGACGTATCCCGTGCCCGTGGCCGTACCCCCCGCCTCGCCCTCCCCCTCACCGCCGCCGCCTGCGCCGTCGCGCTCGCCGGCGGCTGCACCTCCGCCGGCGGGGACGCGCCCGCGCCCGAGCGCTCCACCCAGGCGGCGGCGCCGCTCGCCGCCAACGACCTCCAGGACGACTACCAGGCCGTCATCAAGAACGTCCTGCCGTCCGTCGTCCAGATCGACGCCGCCGAAAGCCTCGGCTCCGGGGTCGTCTACGACGACAAGGGCCACATCGTCACCAACGCGCACGTCGTCGGCCAGGAGAAGTCCTTCAAGGTCACCGCCGCCACGGGCGGGCAGCCGGTCACCGCGCGGCTCGTCTCCTCGTACCCCGAGCAGGACCTCGCGGTCATCAAACTGGAGTCGCTGCCCCAGGGACTCAAACCCGCGAAGTTCGGCGACTCCGGGGCGGTCGACATGGGGCAGATCGTCCTCGCCATGGGCTCCCCGCTCGGCCTGTCCGGCAGCGTGACCCAGGGCATCGTCTCGGCCACCGGCCGCACCGTCAGCGAGGGCCGGACCGGCGGCGGCACCGGCGCGACGATCGCGAACATGGTCCAGACCTCGGCCGCGATCAATCCCGGAAACAGCGGGGGCGCGCTCGTGAACCTCGACAGCGAGGTCGTCGGCATCCCCACGCTCGCGGCCACCGACCCGGGGATGGGCGGCAGCTCCGCGCCCGGCATCGGGTTCGCGATCCCCGCCTCGATGGTGCGGACCGTCGCCGACCAGATCATCAAGGACGGCAAGGTGACGGACTCCGGCCGCGCCGCGCTCAACATCACCGGCCGCACGGTCCTCGACGACGACTACGAGCCGGCGGGCGTCGCGGTGGTCGAAGCGCCGGCGAACGGGGCGGCGGGGAAGGCCGGGCTGAAGCCGGGGGACGTGATCACCCGGCTCGGGGACACGGACATCACGACGATCACGTCGCTGTCGGAGGCGCTGGCCGCGCGGAAGCCGGGGGACGTGGTGCCGGTGACGTACACCCGTGGCACGTCGACCCGGAAGACCGAGGTCACCCTGGGCGAGATGTGA
- a CDS encoding sensor histidine kinase, translated as MRDRFRAHPLAFDATLAFGVLVCMIAGSFTDPHGRGDGPRFGEHVPEVSSVLLMVAGAAALVLRRRYPFRVLCFTGAVSFAELVNDTRPATIAMSAVVALYTVASRTDRPTTWRVGLVTTVLLTAAAMAFGPTPWYAQENIGIIAWTGMAAAAGDAVRSRRAFVDAIRERAERAERTREEEAGRRVAEERLRIARDLHDVVAHHIALVNVQAGVAAHVMDKRPDQAKEALAHVREASRSALDELRATVGLLRQYGDPEAPTEPAPGLAVLDGLLDSFRKAGLPVALARADGDPPLPATVDLAAYRIVQEALTNVRKHAGPDAEAEVSVVRVGRTVEITVLDNGAAPAAPAEPPPHSGHGLLGMRERVGALGGTLTAAPRYGGGFRVQAILPVTSRTGEDT; from the coding sequence CTGCGCGACCGGTTCCGCGCCCATCCCCTCGCGTTCGACGCCACGCTCGCCTTCGGCGTGCTCGTCTGCATGATCGCCGGGTCCTTCACCGACCCGCACGGGAGGGGCGACGGGCCGCGCTTCGGCGAGCACGTGCCCGAGGTGTCGAGCGTGCTGCTCATGGTCGCCGGGGCCGCCGCCCTGGTGCTGCGCCGGCGCTACCCCTTCCGGGTGCTCTGCTTCACGGGGGCGGTCAGCTTCGCCGAGCTGGTCAACGACACCCGCCCCGCCACCATCGCGATGAGCGCCGTCGTCGCGCTCTACACGGTCGCCTCCCGCACCGACCGGCCCACCACCTGGCGGGTCGGCCTGGTCACCACGGTGCTGCTGACCGCCGCCGCCATGGCCTTCGGCCCGACCCCCTGGTACGCCCAGGAGAACATCGGCATCATCGCGTGGACCGGCATGGCCGCCGCGGCGGGCGACGCCGTCCGCAGCCGCCGGGCCTTCGTCGACGCCATCAGGGAACGCGCCGAACGGGCCGAACGCACCCGCGAGGAGGAGGCGGGCCGCCGGGTCGCGGAGGAGCGGCTGCGGATCGCCCGCGACCTCCACGACGTCGTCGCCCACCACATCGCCCTGGTGAACGTCCAGGCCGGGGTCGCCGCCCACGTCATGGACAAGCGCCCCGACCAGGCCAAGGAAGCCCTCGCGCACGTGCGGGAGGCGAGCCGGTCCGCGCTCGACGAGCTGCGCGCCACCGTCGGCCTGCTGCGCCAGTACGGCGACCCCGAGGCCCCCACCGAGCCGGCGCCCGGTCTCGCCGTCCTCGACGGCCTCCTCGACAGCTTCCGCAAGGCCGGGCTCCCGGTCGCCCTGGCCCGCGCCGACGGCGACCCGCCGCTGCCCGCGACCGTGGACCTGGCCGCGTACCGGATCGTGCAGGAGGCCCTGACCAACGTGCGCAAGCACGCGGGACCGGACGCCGAGGCCGAGGTGAGCGTCGTCCGGGTGGGCCGTACGGTCGAGATCACCGTCCTCGACAACGGCGCCGCGCCCGCCGCCCCCGCCGAACCCCCGCCGCACAGCGGCCACGGCCTGCTCGGCATGCGCGAGCGGGTCGGCGCGCTCGGCGGCACCCTGACCGCGGCACCCCGGTACGGCGGCGGCTTCCGGGTGCAGGCGATACTGCCCGTGACGTCCCGTACGGGGGAGGACACATGA
- the pspAA gene encoding PspA-associated protein PspAA: MIVRIMGEGQWKLADSHLVELNKLDDELLEEMDSGDEDGFRRTLNALLEAVRRLGAPLPDDALEPSELILPAPDASLDEVREMLSDDGLIPG, translated from the coding sequence ATGATCGTACGGATCATGGGGGAGGGCCAGTGGAAGCTGGCCGACAGCCACCTCGTCGAGCTGAACAAGCTCGACGACGAGCTGCTCGAAGAGATGGACTCGGGGGACGAGGACGGCTTCCGGCGCACGCTGAACGCCCTCCTGGAAGCGGTCCGGCGGCTCGGGGCGCCCCTGCCGGACGACGCGCTCGAACCCTCGGAGCTGATCCTGCCCGCTCCGGACGCGAGCCTGGACGAGGTCAGGGAGATGCTCTCGGACGACGGCCTCATCCCCGGCTGA
- a CDS encoding PspA/IM30 family protein, whose translation MSGVMKRMGMIFRAKANKALDRAEDPRETLDYSYQKQLELLQKVRRGVADVATSRKRLELQLNQLQGQSAKLEDQGRKALALGREDLAREALSRRAALQQQVSDLEVQHQTLQGEEEKLTLAAQRLQAKVDAFRTKKETIKATYTAAQAQTRIAESFSGISEEMSDVGLAIQRAEDKTAQLQARAGAIDELLASGALDDQSGLAKDDIQAELDRLSGGTDVELELQRMKAELAGGPSAQQQAIEGGGAAAPQDTSQQQQQSHPRFEK comes from the coding sequence ATGAGCGGTGTCATGAAGCGTATGGGGATGATCTTCCGCGCGAAGGCGAACAAGGCCCTTGACCGGGCCGAGGATCCGCGCGAGACGCTCGACTACTCCTACCAGAAGCAGCTGGAGCTGCTGCAGAAGGTGCGACGGGGCGTCGCCGACGTCGCCACCTCCCGCAAGCGGCTCGAACTCCAGCTGAACCAGCTGCAGGGCCAGTCCGCCAAGCTGGAGGACCAGGGCCGCAAGGCGCTGGCGCTCGGCCGGGAGGACCTGGCGCGCGAGGCGCTGTCCCGCCGCGCCGCGCTCCAGCAGCAGGTCAGCGACCTGGAGGTGCAGCACCAGACGCTGCAGGGCGAGGAGGAGAAGCTCACCCTCGCCGCACAGCGTCTGCAGGCCAAGGTGGACGCCTTCCGCACCAAGAAGGAGACCATCAAGGCGACCTACACGGCGGCCCAGGCGCAGACCCGGATCGCCGAGTCCTTCTCCGGCATCTCGGAGGAGATGAGCGACGTCGGCCTCGCGATCCAGCGGGCCGAGGACAAGACCGCCCAGCTCCAGGCGCGCGCGGGCGCGATCGACGAGCTGCTCGCCTCGGGCGCCCTGGACGACCAGTCCGGGCTCGCGAAGGACGACATCCAGGCGGAGCTCGACCGGCTCTCCGGCGGTACGGACGTCGAGCTGGAGCTCCAGCGGATGAAGGCGGAGCTGGCGGGCGGTCCGTCGGCGCAGCAGCAGGCGATCGAGGGCGGCGGCGCGGCCGCGCCGCAGGACACCTCGCAGCAGCAGCAGCAGTCCCACCCGCGCTTCGAGAAGTAG
- a CDS encoding class I SAM-dependent methyltransferase, which translates to MLPAVAQWPAGSGGLRDTIRQEIVARQLDEQISSRYPVGQRLRILDAGMGQGTQALRLARAGHTVTGLEADPDLLKTARESLATEPAGIRERVRLIEGDGRETGVHFLPGSFDVVLCHGVLMYADEPDALLAGLARMLAPGGLLSLVVRNAEALAMRPGLAGDWTGALHGFDSDVYTDDNGVKVRADRLDALTATLAGIAAPLHAWYGVRVFTDGVPAEAGLPAAEELDRLLAAEDRAGRTEPYRRVAALLHLCGVRG; encoded by the coding sequence GTGCTCCCCGCCGTCGCGCAGTGGCCCGCCGGCTCCGGCGGGCTGCGTGACACCATCCGGCAGGAGATCGTCGCCCGCCAGCTCGACGAGCAGATATCCAGCCGCTACCCCGTGGGGCAGCGGCTGCGCATCCTCGACGCCGGCATGGGACAGGGCACCCAGGCCCTGCGACTGGCCCGCGCGGGACACACCGTGACCGGCCTGGAGGCCGATCCCGACCTTCTGAAGACGGCCCGGGAGTCGCTGGCGACCGAGCCCGCCGGAATCCGCGAGCGGGTCCGGCTGATCGAGGGCGACGGCCGCGAGACCGGGGTGCACTTCCTCCCCGGCAGCTTCGACGTGGTCCTCTGCCACGGCGTCCTCATGTACGCGGACGAGCCCGACGCGCTCCTCGCCGGCCTGGCCCGGATGCTGGCCCCCGGCGGCCTCCTCTCCCTCGTCGTGCGCAACGCCGAAGCCCTCGCCATGCGGCCGGGGCTCGCCGGGGACTGGACCGGTGCGCTGCACGGCTTCGACTCGGACGTCTACACCGACGACAACGGCGTGAAGGTGCGGGCCGACCGCCTGGACGCGCTGACGGCGACGCTCGCCGGGATCGCGGCGCCGCTGCACGCCTGGTACGGCGTACGCGTCTTCACCGACGGCGTCCCCGCCGAGGCGGGCCTGCCGGCCGCCGAGGAACTGGACCGGCTGCTCGCCGCCGAGGACCGGGCCGGCCGGACCGAGCCGTACCGGCGGGTGGCGGCGCTCCTCCATCTGTGCGGGGTACGGGGCTGA
- a CDS encoding response regulator has protein sequence MTIRVLLADDQALLRSAFKVLVNSEPDMEVVGEAADGAQAVALARSERADVVLMDIRMPGTDGLAATRMITADPELSDVRIVMLTTFEVDEYVVQSLRAGASGFLGKGAEPEELLGAIRIAHAGEALLSPAATKGLIATFLAQGPGAEAVGEAGRARSERLAALTAREREVLVLVAGGLSNDEIAERLDVSPLTVKTHVNRAMAKLGARDRAQLVVTAYESGLVRPRVE, from the coding sequence ATGACCATCCGGGTGCTGCTCGCCGACGACCAGGCCCTGCTCCGCAGCGCCTTCAAGGTCCTGGTGAACTCCGAACCCGACATGGAGGTCGTCGGCGAGGCCGCCGACGGGGCCCAGGCCGTGGCCCTCGCCCGTTCCGAGCGGGCCGACGTCGTCCTGATGGACATCCGGATGCCGGGCACGGACGGCCTCGCCGCCACCCGCATGATCACCGCCGACCCGGAGCTCTCCGACGTCCGGATCGTCATGCTCACCACCTTCGAGGTCGACGAGTACGTCGTGCAGTCGCTGCGGGCCGGCGCCTCCGGCTTCCTCGGCAAGGGCGCCGAACCCGAGGAACTCCTCGGCGCGATCCGGATCGCCCACGCGGGCGAGGCGCTGCTCTCCCCGGCCGCCACCAAGGGCCTGATCGCCACCTTCCTGGCGCAGGGGCCCGGCGCGGAGGCCGTCGGCGAGGCCGGCCGGGCCCGCTCCGAGCGGCTCGCCGCGCTGACCGCCCGGGAGCGCGAGGTGCTGGTCCTGGTCGCGGGCGGGCTCTCCAACGACGAGATCGCCGAGCGGCTCGACGTGAGCCCGCTGACCGTGAAGACCCACGTCAACCGGGCGATGGCCAAGCTCGGCGCCCGCGACCGGGCCCAGCTGGTGGTCACCGCCTACGAATCGGGACTGGTACGTCCGAGGGTGGAGTGA
- a CDS encoding bifunctional adenosylcobinamide kinase/adenosylcobinamide-phosphate guanylyltransferase, with protein MELTLLGTGAPLGLPRPDCPCAVCALSRGPRVRAATALLVDGALLLDLTPGAALAAARSGHSLVGVRQVLLTHPHDGPAVEVPAGLPSAGRVPDGRELTLISGHRVRAVPMDSPGTGYEVTSADGETLLYLPPGGSPAGLMDDHRAPYDMVVADVTGRPDALARLRATGAVGPATDVIAVHLDHDVPTGTELDRRLAAAGARAVPDGTTLYVGEYHEVPDVPRRTLVTGGARSGKSVEAERRLETFPEVLYVATGGTREGDPEWAERVGLHRERRPGSWRTAETCDLVPLLEEDGPALLVDCLSLWLTDAMDRVGAWDDERWADGGQAALRERTAELVAAVRATRRTVVAVTNEVGSGVVPATAAGRRFRDELGRLNAAFADECEEVLLVVAGQALVLRG; from the coding sequence GTGGAACTGACTCTGCTCGGCACCGGCGCCCCGCTCGGACTGCCCCGTCCCGACTGCCCCTGCGCCGTCTGCGCGCTCTCCCGTGGACCACGGGTCCGCGCCGCGACGGCGCTGCTCGTGGACGGGGCCCTGCTGCTGGATCTGACCCCGGGGGCGGCGCTCGCGGCCGCCCGGTCGGGTCATTCGCTGGTGGGCGTGCGGCAGGTGCTCCTCACGCATCCGCACGACGGGCCGGCCGTCGAGGTGCCCGCGGGGCTGCCGAGCGCCGGCCGGGTGCCGGACGGGCGGGAGCTGACGCTGATCTCGGGGCACCGGGTGCGGGCGGTGCCGATGGACTCGCCGGGCACCGGGTACGAGGTGACCTCGGCCGACGGCGAGACGCTGCTCTATCTGCCGCCGGGCGGCTCCCCCGCCGGGCTTATGGACGATCACCGGGCGCCGTACGACATGGTGGTCGCCGATGTGACGGGCCGGCCTGACGCGCTGGCCCGGCTGCGGGCGACCGGGGCGGTCGGCCCGGCGACCGATGTGATCGCCGTGCATCTGGACCACGACGTGCCGACGGGGACCGAGCTTGACCGGCGGCTCGCGGCGGCGGGCGCCCGGGCGGTGCCGGACGGGACGACGCTGTACGTGGGCGAGTACCACGAGGTGCCGGACGTGCCCCGGCGGACGCTGGTGACCGGCGGGGCCCGGTCGGGGAAGTCCGTGGAGGCCGAGCGGCGTCTGGAGACCTTCCCCGAGGTGCTGTACGTGGCGACGGGCGGGACCCGGGAGGGCGACCCGGAGTGGGCGGAGCGGGTGGGCCTGCACCGGGAGCGGCGGCCGGGCTCCTGGCGTACCGCCGAGACCTGTGATCTCGTACCGCTGCTCGAAGAGGACGGGCCGGCGCTGCTGGTGGACTGTCTGTCGTTGTGGCTGACGGACGCCATGGACCGGGTGGGTGCCTGGGACGACGAGAGGTGGGCGGACGGCGGGCAGGCGGCGCTGCGCGAGCGGACCGCCGAGCTGGTGGCCGCGGTGCGCGCGACCCGCCGTACGGTCGTGGCGGTGACGAACGAGGTCGGCTCGGGGGTGGTGCCGGCGACGGCGGCGGGCCGCCGCTTCCGGGACGAGCTGGGCCGGCTGAACGCGGCCTTCGCCGACGAGTGCGAGGAGGTCCTCCTCGTGGTCGCCGGTCAGGCCCTGGTGCTGCGCGGGTAG